The following proteins come from a genomic window of Larimichthys crocea isolate SSNF chromosome XV, L_crocea_2.0, whole genome shotgun sequence:
- the LOC104931928 gene encoding transcription factor Spi-B → MLAQMETMAYMTEIRLSGDRSAWSGVAPSTCPEVDLEVIEEYLQEHSLEVQPAHTPSSPPTAVGQQTHTHSYQGTKIIENSWLGQHPYKWHCGSHTPNEEYEDQALPPAWRSPHDNQWEHIAYSYDLPAYIDSDSQSSSSQYQEYQDSPSPSSDSGGRKDRESLPLAPLSGKRKERLFQFLFEMLQTPSMRSCIWWVQSSSGTFQFSSQNKERLAQLWGRRKGNRKTMTYQKMARALRNYSRTGEIQKVKRKLTYQFDEKTLRGLQGHSNTL, encoded by the exons ATGTTGGCACAAATGGAGACG aTGGCTTACATGACCGAGATCAGACTGAGCGGAGATCGGAGTGCCTGGAGTGGAGTGGCTCCCTCCACCTGCCCTGAGGTGGATCTGGAGGTCATCGAGGAGTACCTGCAGGAGCACTCACTGGAGGtccagcctgcacacacaccttcatcgCCCCCGACCGCTGTGGGacaacaaacgcacacacactcctaccaGGGGACTAAGATTATAG AGAACAGCTGGTTAGGTCAGCATCCGTATAAGTGGCACTGTGGCTCTCATACTCCAAACGAGGAATATGAAGATCAAGCCCTGCCTCCAGCCTGGCGTAGTCCCCATGACAACCAATGG GAGCACATTGCATATTCCTATGACCTGCCTGCATACATTGACTCAGACTCCCAGTCCAGTAGCTCCCAGTATCAGGAATACCAAGACTCCCCATCACCGTCATCAGACAGCGGGGGCAGGAAGGACAGAGAATCCTTGCCTCTTGCTCCACTTTCAG gaaagaggaaggagcgGTTGTTCCAGTTCCTATTTGAAATGCTCCAGACGCCATCGATGCGGAGCTGCATTTGGTGGGTACAGTCCTCCTCCGGCACGTTCCAGTTCTCCTCACAAAACAAAGAGCGCCTGGCACAGCTTTGGGGCCGGCGAAAGGGTAATCGCAAGACCATGACCTACCAGAAGATGGCACGGGCGCTGAGGAACTACTCTCGCACTGGCGAGATTCAAAAGGTGAAGAGGAAGCTCACCTACCAGTTCGATGAGAAGACGCTGAGAGGCCTACAAGGACACTCCAACACATTGTAG